A single genomic interval of Apteryx mantelli isolate bAptMan1 chromosome 19, bAptMan1.hap1, whole genome shotgun sequence harbors:
- the MFSD11 gene encoding UNC93-like protein MFSD11 isoform X2 — protein MAVAIQVVAIVGPQLSMVISGVFYSLYIAVFIQPSTWAFYTASVFIGIAAAVLWTAQGNCLTVNSDETTIGRNSGIFWALLQSSLFFGNLYIYFAWQGKTHISESDRRTVFIALTVISLVGTVLFFLIRKQEDTKAPGEEDSTNEIQGDSSSSQSKMTRAVAAFKRSIKLSFTKEILLLSVTTAYTGLELTFFSGVYGTCIGAVNRFGNEEKSLIGLSGIFIGVGEILGGGIFGLVSKKNRFGRNPVVMLGIIVHFIAFYLIFFNMPNDAPIAPMEGTDGIAYMIPSKEVAIFCSFLLGLGDSCFNTQLLSILGFLYSEDSAPAFAIFKFVQSICAAVAYFYSNYFLLQWQLLIMVVVGFFGTITFFTVEWEAAAFVARGSDYSSI, from the exons ATGGCAGTGGCTATACAAG TAGTTGCGATAGTAGGACCTCAACTCTCCATGGTTATTAGTGGTGTATTTTATAG CTTATACATTGCAGTTTTTATCCAGCCTTCTACATGGGCTTTCTACACTGCTTCGGTTTTTATTGGCATTGCAGCTGCTG TGCTATGGACGGCACAGGGAAATTGCTTGACTGTAAATTCTGATGAAACTACTATTGGAAGGAACAGTGGAATATTTTGGGCACTCTTACAGTCTAG ccTGTTTTTTGGAAACCTCTATATATACTTTGCTTGGCAAGGAAAAACTCACATATCAG AGAGTGATCGTAGAACTGTTTTCATTGCTCTGACTGTTATCAGTCTTGTGGGCACAGTTCTGTTCTTTCTGATTAGAAAACAAGAGGACACAAAAGCTCCAGGGGAGGAAGATTCTACTAATGAAATCCAGGGGGATAGCTC GTCTTCCCAAAGCAAAATGACGAGAGCAGTGGCTGCCTTTA AGAGATCTATTAAGCTGAGCTTTACCAAAGAGATTCTGCTTCTCAGTGTTACAACAGCCTATACAG GTTTGGAATTAACTTTCTTTTCTGGAGTATATGGAACGTGCATTGGTGCTGTGAATAGATTTGGTAATGAAGAGAAGAGCCTTATTGGTCTCTCTGGTATTTTTATTGGTGTTGGAGAAATTTTAG GTGGTGGAATCTTTGGTTTAGTGAGCAAGAAGAATCGCTTTGGCAGGAACCCTGTTGTGATGCTAGGCATCATTGTGCATTTCATagccttttatttaatttttttcaacatGCCAAATGATGCTCCTATTGCTCCTATGGAAGGAACAGATGGTATTGCTTATATGATTCCAAG caaagagGTGGCTATTTTCTGCAGCTTTCTGTTGGGCCTGGGAGACAGCTGCTTTAACACGCAACTCCTCAGTATTTTGGGATTCCTTTATTCAGAAGACAGCGCTCCTGCCTTTGCCATCTTTAAGTTTGTTCAG tcCATCTGTGCTGCAGTTGCATATTTCTACAGCAACTACTTCCTCCTTCAGTGGCAACTCCTGATCATGGTGGTTGTGGGGTTCTTTGGAACAATTACTTTCTTTACCGTGGAGTGGGAAGCAGCAGCCTTTGTTGCCCGTGGCTCTGACTACAGCAGCATTTGA
- the MFSD11 gene encoding UNC93-like protein MFSD11 isoform X1 has product MSPESKKLFNILILGVSFMFIFTAFQTCGNIAQTVITNLNNTDFHGSGYTSMSIIYGVFSASNLISPSVVAIVGPQLSMVISGVFYSLYIAVFIQPSTWAFYTASVFIGIAAAVLWTAQGNCLTVNSDETTIGRNSGIFWALLQSSLFFGNLYIYFAWQGKTHISESDRRTVFIALTVISLVGTVLFFLIRKQEDTKAPGEEDSTNEIQGDSSSSQSKMTRAVAAFKRSIKLSFTKEILLLSVTTAYTGLELTFFSGVYGTCIGAVNRFGNEEKSLIGLSGIFIGVGEILGGGIFGLVSKKNRFGRNPVVMLGIIVHFIAFYLIFFNMPNDAPIAPMEGTDGIAYMIPSKEVAIFCSFLLGLGDSCFNTQLLSILGFLYSEDSAPAFAIFKFVQSICAAVAYFYSNYFLLQWQLLIMVVVGFFGTITFFTVEWEAAAFVARGSDYSSI; this is encoded by the exons CAAACGGTTATCACAAATTTAAACAACACAGATTTTCATGGCAGTGGCTATACAAG CATGTCCATTATTTATGGAGTATTCTCTGCATCAAATCTTATTTCACCTTCAGTAGTTGCGATAGTAGGACCTCAACTCTCCATGGTTATTAGTGGTGTATTTTATAG CTTATACATTGCAGTTTTTATCCAGCCTTCTACATGGGCTTTCTACACTGCTTCGGTTTTTATTGGCATTGCAGCTGCTG TGCTATGGACGGCACAGGGAAATTGCTTGACTGTAAATTCTGATGAAACTACTATTGGAAGGAACAGTGGAATATTTTGGGCACTCTTACAGTCTAG ccTGTTTTTTGGAAACCTCTATATATACTTTGCTTGGCAAGGAAAAACTCACATATCAG AGAGTGATCGTAGAACTGTTTTCATTGCTCTGACTGTTATCAGTCTTGTGGGCACAGTTCTGTTCTTTCTGATTAGAAAACAAGAGGACACAAAAGCTCCAGGGGAGGAAGATTCTACTAATGAAATCCAGGGGGATAGCTC GTCTTCCCAAAGCAAAATGACGAGAGCAGTGGCTGCCTTTA AGAGATCTATTAAGCTGAGCTTTACCAAAGAGATTCTGCTTCTCAGTGTTACAACAGCCTATACAG GTTTGGAATTAACTTTCTTTTCTGGAGTATATGGAACGTGCATTGGTGCTGTGAATAGATTTGGTAATGAAGAGAAGAGCCTTATTGGTCTCTCTGGTATTTTTATTGGTGTTGGAGAAATTTTAG GTGGTGGAATCTTTGGTTTAGTGAGCAAGAAGAATCGCTTTGGCAGGAACCCTGTTGTGATGCTAGGCATCATTGTGCATTTCATagccttttatttaatttttttcaacatGCCAAATGATGCTCCTATTGCTCCTATGGAAGGAACAGATGGTATTGCTTATATGATTCCAAG caaagagGTGGCTATTTTCTGCAGCTTTCTGTTGGGCCTGGGAGACAGCTGCTTTAACACGCAACTCCTCAGTATTTTGGGATTCCTTTATTCAGAAGACAGCGCTCCTGCCTTTGCCATCTTTAAGTTTGTTCAG tcCATCTGTGCTGCAGTTGCATATTTCTACAGCAACTACTTCCTCCTTCAGTGGCAACTCCTGATCATGGTGGTTGTGGGGTTCTTTGGAACAATTACTTTCTTTACCGTGGAGTGGGAAGCAGCAGCCTTTGTTGCCCGTGGCTCTGACTACAGCAGCATTTGA